GTCGGTCCAGCAGGGGCCGGCCATTACGTCAAGATGGTCCACAACGGTATCGAGTACGGTGACATGCAATTGATCACCGAAGCGTACGATATCATGAAGCGTGTCGGTGGCTTCAACGACAAGGAGATCGGTGAAGTGTTCGCCAAGTGGAACAAGGGTGTCTTGGACTCGTTCTTGGTCGAAATCACCAGAGATATCTTGCTGCACGACGACGTCGACGGTACCCCATTGGTCGAGAAGATCTTGGATTCCGCTGGCCAAAAGGGTACCGGTAAGTGGACCGCCATCAACGCCTTGGATCTAGGTATGCCAGTCACTTTGATCGGTGAAGCCGTGTTCGCCCGTTGTTTGTCGTCCTTGAAGGACGAAAGAGTCAGAGCATCCAAGGTCTTGCCAGGCCCACAAGTGCCAAAGGACCTCATCAAGGACAAGCAAAAGTTCGTCGACGACTTGGAACAAGCTTTGTACGCCTCCAAGATCATCTCCTACGCCCAAGGTTTCATGTTGATCCGTGAAGCCGGTAAGACCTACGGCTGGAAGTTGAACAACCCTGCCATCGCCTTGATGTGGAGAGGTGGTTGTATCATCAGATCCGTGTTCTTGGGTGAAATCACCAAGGCCTACAGAGAAAACCCAGAGTTGGAAAACTTGCTAttcaacaagttcttctCCGATGCCGTTGAAAAGGCTCAATCCGGCTGGAGAAACACCATCGGCCTAGCCGTCACCGCAGGTATCCCAACCCCTGCCTTCTCCACCGCCCTATCCTTCTACGACGGTTACAGATCCGAAAGATTGCCTGCTAACTTGCTACAAGCCCAACGTGACTACTTCGGTGCCCACACCTTCAAGGTCTTGCCTGAAGCTGCCTCCGAAACCTTGCCAGCCGGCCAAGATATCCACATCAACTGGACCGGTAAGGGTGGTAACGTTTCCGCCTCCACCTACCAGGCTTAAGCGGGGCCAATCGGGTGCCCAATTCTGTTGATGTTGGCGTCAGCTTCGGCTTCGGCTTCGGCTTCTACAAATAGAAGATATACAAACTAAttctcttatttttttttttctatctCTCTCTAACCTTACTACCACAGGGGTTGGTGTCCTTTCCCAGCTTGCTGGTTGGACTCTCCCCTCCTCCTCACTCCTATATACTCAACAGAATATTATGATGTCTCTATACTTATTCCATTCTGTCGCGCGTCAGCgactgtttttttttttacgtGAGATTTCCCAGGATTTCCCAGATAATATGTCACAAAACAGCACACATGAGCTTCCCTCTACCCTCTACCACTTCGGAGGGGGATACAGCTGGCCAGAGAACACCTCAGCTAACCAGTACAATCCACCAGTACAACCACCATGGATCACCCTCCGCTAGAGTTGAATTCGGAAGAACACTACTTCTACCCAACCTACCAAGATCCAGGCCAAGATCCAGACCAAGGTCTGAATCTTGGTCAAGACTTTGGCCAAATCCTTGGCCAAGAGTTTGGCCCACACCACAACTACCCGCCGCCCAAGGTGTTGGACTCGCGCAAGATATACGAGAAACTCAAGAACAAAGTCAGGTTCTGGCGCCAAACGGACGACGATGCAGATCGCATGAACACCGTAGACAGAAGACAACAGGAACTATGGAAACTTATTCGAGACAGCTCTTTCAAACTCACTCCAGAAGCAAATGGTGGCCCTGAGGGTGGCTCTGAGGGTGGCCCTCAAGCCCCCATCCACGACGCCTCAACCCTAAAGTTGAAACACGAAGCAACAGTAACTACAGTGCCGGCCACAGTGCCAGCCACTACGATGCCCGTGCCCGTGCCCGGGCCAGGCCCAGGGCCAGGCCCAGGCCTAGGACCAGGTGCCAGCGCAAACACGTTCCTCACCCAGGGCGAGGACGGTGATGACGATCATGAGCGTGCCCcaaataacaacaataatcCCTCCCCCATGAAAGTGACCGCCTTGGATAGGTCGCCGCTCTTCGATATCCCATCAACTACAAACATGGACTCCCTTGGACCGTCACCACCGGTACTTGTGGAACGACTCTCAGACAAATTCCAGTTCAAACGGGTCGGCTTGAAGCGGATCCAGGACCGTTTACGTCGCATCGCAGAAGCCAAGGAAAACGTCGCCAAGAACTACAACAAACTAGCATCAGAAATTACCTCTTGGTGCTCGTTGTGCCTCGAGAGAGATTCAGAAATCGACCTTCTTACCGATCTCCAACAAGTGCTCGCAACGGATAAGAGGTCAGAGCAAACGATGGCAAAACTCTTCAACATGATCGACACCAAGCTAGAATACGTCGCCAAACGCGAGGAAAACATGCTCCAAGAACGCAAAGACATGAATAGCATGGCCAAGAAGTACGATGCGCTAAGAGTGAAGAAGGGCGACCAAAATATGGAGACCGAGTACCTGAAAGAAAACTTGCATCGCAAGAGAAATTCGCTCCAGCAGCTGAAGGAACAATACTACGAGTCGTTGAGCAAAATCCTTAGAGAGGAGTTCACCAGATCCTGTTTCACCATCTATGAAATGGGTTCGGACTTGAAAGACGTCACAAGAGAATTCTCGCTACAGAGCCTTGAACAATTGAAAAGCACCAATGACAGTGGCTATATCGACTATTTCCTAGAAGACGTACGCAAGGTCAGAGCCGACAAGCAATGGAGCAAGCTTTCACCCAGGGAAAAGAATAACCCCAACAAATTGGCCGAACTTGTAGGAAATTTATACAATGGCCAGGACTCTTTGCTTAGAGTGGCTTCCAATAAGATCCCGATAAAGTTCTCACCTCTTCCATTGTATGATAACATCTCTTCCTCTGATACCAGCCTCAATCGAAAGGGATTGAAGCCGGAGGACGAGGGACCGCTAGACATTTCGATATCACAATATGGCAACGATAAGTATTACAACAATATATCTAGCAACCAGTATTTGCTCAAGAGACCCATCTTACCTCCAATGTCCAGACCCCAGTCCCATCCTTTGACGGCATTGCAAAATTTAAGAGCACCACCAATGTCAAGCCAAGGCCAAggacaaggacaaggacaaggacaaggaGGTCATCCGAGAACCTTGGTTTCAGACAATGCTCATATCCGCCCGTACTCTAGACCcccacaacaacaacaacagcctCCTCTTTTGAGGCCCAAGGCCGAGCCGAGCGTGTTGAGAAACGAGGTGATATCTGAAAATGTGTCGAGAGAGTCATTGAACGAGATGGACGCCAATGACCATGAGGAAGTGGTTATAAGGTTTGGACAGGATTTGACCAATTCGTTTATAGAGGCAGACCAGCTTTTGGCTACAAATGCTTGGGATTGAGTTTAGAAACTAACTATATACAAACGGAACGAGTCTATCTAAAATCCAGCATATTCCACAACACCTACGCCAATTCCGGCTAGGATCGATACTGCTAGTAGGAGAGACACACACATGGAGCACTTCAATCTCGCAACTTAGCAATTGACAAACGCACACCATTGATGTGGTTCTTATAGcacccaaaaaaaaaaaagagagagagagagagggaaaaaGACTTAGCCAGGCCAATCATACCGCAAAGAACTTCTTGGAAAGCTCATATGTAGAAATCATTATTGCACAGCTTGGTGCAATTTTCATAACTCTAGGCAAAAGACCTGTATATAACGCACCATAACCTTCAGTTTGCTTGATATTGTATAAAAATTTGAACATGCCTCTTGCAGAAACTTTCTCGCCCTTGTGCGCGACCAACGTGTTTCTCTTCCTGTTTTCTATATCCATCGTGATCTGCATCCGGGTCTTACCCACATCAAATGGATGCGTCAGCAATGCAGCGTTCGTGCCACTTATGCTACCACCAAGAAAActgttgatgaagaaatccCAGTTCGAACTCAAATTCAAACTCAGATACTGCTGGCTGAAATCAACCCAACAATTCTTCTTATAAAGTTCATATGACCACCAGTATATCGCACTAAACGGCACATCCCGCCAAAGCGTGATCTCTAACCCTTTGAATAGCACCTTGTATCCTCCAGCTGCTATCTCGTTTTTAGTTTCCTTTAACAAATCTTTGAACATTTGCTGCGTATTCGCACCATTCATCGACCTTGGTATGCTCTGTAACCTCGTCTTTAGAAGCTCCAGCGGTGCTATCGTCGTAGCAGCTAATATCCGAGCAGTGGCACCGCATATCAACGGATTCACCGTAGGGTATGTGTTCCTCAATGGAGAGTGGTCCCTGAACATCTCATACCCGGAAAAGTACACCACATTCGCAGGAATCGCCATCAGCAACGTTATACTGAGCCCCCTCCATAATGTAGATAGACCCTCAATCTCAGATATCTTCGCAAACGCGTCCCAAGTGTTGTTAAACCGTAGCGCACTGTTCTTACACTGGATATCTTGGAAACACACATCTTGCCAGAAGATTTTCGGCGCATTTCTTCCCGCTACACCTTCCTGACCAACCAAAACCTTCTCTGATCCACCGATCCCACtaccagcaccaccagTGGCGCCACACGAGCAGTCTGGAATCATTTCCTGCTGTTGCAACCGAATTCTAACCACATCCATCGGAGTTAAAATAAATGATGTTAGGAAAGAACCAGCACATGCACTTAGCATGCGCTCTTTCATGATCTCAGTCGAACTCCGGTCGCCAGACATCACTCAAATATCAATCCTTTGCCACTTTACAGCTCTTCAAACCATCCATTCACCCCTCTAAAACCCTTTCCAATTCAATGTTTCCatcattcttcaacacttgTTCGATTTCTATGTGTTAATTTAAAGGAATTTCTAATATGTTCAACTAAAGGTGGGAAAGAATTTGACACAGTGAGGACggaataataaaataaaatgaaataaaatcgTAGCTTGTTGTGGAGTGCGGATTGAGCTGcttgtttgatttgatttgttttTAATTCTATGTATTCGTGTTATATAGCCTGTTTATCAAGGAAGTGATTCTTCGTTGTTGTAGGAAGATGATTTCGACGGAATTTGTGAGTACTATCGAATCATCCATGCCATTGTCGAATTCGTCTTCCTCCCAGAAGTCAGAGTCTTCAGCGGCGTTGAAACAGTCCGTGTGGGTTAGCTGGGTCGATTCCTCGAAGAATACTGGTAGGTTTTCCATCCAACGCTCTACCTTTTCGCTGTGGGGCATGTTTCTTGCCTGTCTAGGATTGAAATAGGATGGGAATCCTGACACAATGGGGACTGGCGAGTGGGGCGACGAGTTGTGGTAATGGGCTGAGTTGAAGACGAGCATGGAGGAGTTTACGTCTGGTCTTGGAGGGAGCAGCGGCGTTATCGAGTGGTCGACCTGTTGCTGGTGTAGCGGAGAAGATGAATAATAGTTGTGTTGCAGCTGCAGTTGCAGCTGCAGTTGCTGCTCTTGCATTTGAAATTGTAAATCGTCATAGTCCGGTGGTAAAGAGTGCGAGATAtggtggtgttggtgttgttggACTTGTTGCTGAGCTTGTTGGGCAGTGTCGCCAGAGGTATCCATGGAATCTAGGAACTCTAGCTCTTGTATATCATTTTTGTATCTGAGTCTGCCTTTGTTTCTGATCTCGGAACGATCCAACGTTTTCCTAGCTCTTGAGCGCTTGTAAGGCGATTTATTTGGAATGTGCTTGTTCAAGATAGCAATGTTCACCCCCAAAGGCTTTTGGGCACCCATTTCGTCCATTATACTCAAACCGAACGGCTTCACACCTCGTTGTCGTCGCTCTATGTACGCTTATTGTTACAATAAGGCTTGCAATAGAGTGTGAATCACAGTGCAAAGTCACAAATATTGAGCGACAAATAAGTCCAGAAACTCAAAGACCACCGCTGACTGCGGATAGTGGAGTAGTAGTTGTAGAAGACACAATGAAGTGCCAGTTTCTGGGAACCCGTCGCATGTCGGCCGGCGGACATCTTGACAGTGACAGCacctaaaaaaaaaaaaaataacacaACAACGAAAAGGAATCGATgatggtgaagaagaagaggttACAACTACTTACTGGGGAAGGGgaggggggggggggggggttctatttattttagtcttctctttttcaatttagAAGTCGCAGTCTCAATTCTCTTACCCAACTTGTATTGTTTCTCTTGCTGGAGGTACTGCACAGGGAAAAATTCATTAATGCGTTTTTGTACACCAGTGGACTTACGTTTGTTCAAATCGCGAATTAATGGCACTAGAACTTCATCTGATTTCTCCCTGTTCCAGCCGATGGTCTGTTGAAGGAAAGATCTTAGCTTATCCAAATCTGGAGAGCCCCACACGAATTTAGTCTTATCCGAGTCGACTGTTGGGTGGATGTATGCGTCGTAGACAGCAGCGCTGGGGAAATTCTCGTCGAGAACTATATCATTCTTCACAAGTCTTTTCCTTAGTTGCTTTTGGAACGTGGTTTCGTTTTCTAGCTTCTGCTTATCGAACTGGCCCTCGTTGTACCATTTGGCGAATTCTTTTAAAGATCCAAATTCAGCTAGGATTTCGACACCCATCACGGGACCGATCCCTTTCAAACCTGCTGTGTAATCGCTTCCCAATAGTTGAGCGAGTTGGATGAGCTTATCACGGTCAAGACCGAGCTTTTGGTCTAGGAGGTCCAGACTATAATACTCAACGTAGTTTTTCTCCTGGAACATGTTCTTGTAAACATGTGTCCCACCGAATAAGAACACATCACTATCGTCTGTGATAATACCATCGACCAATTTAAGCTGTAGAAGGGTCGCACACTGTGCTTCTGCTTCCATAGGAGCAGTAATGTACGGAATCCCAAATCTCGAAAGAAGACTTTGAATCTCATGAATCATTTCTACGGTGACTTCGTCAGCATCTCTTTTGTCCTTCCTCTGCTGTTCATATatttcgtcatcatctaaAAACGCATTCTGCACTAAGTTTGGATTCAACACAGACTTAAACTGGTTGTAgtcttcttgctctttGGTTAGCTGTTCAGCTAaccgttcttcttcatcttcgtaGAAATCATAGTCTAGAAGAGGAAGCTGTTCTCTCACAACTTCggaatcagaatcagaagcAGGCTCAGATTCAGCTTCAGACTCAGACTCGGGCTGAGACCCGGCATCAGTTTTAGGAGCACTAGTTTCTTTCACTTCTTGCTCTGGGTTCTGAATCTCAATAACGTCTTCCTTATCGCTGTCGCTGTCGCTCTCATCGTTCAACTCTACAACCTCTTGGTGAAAGCGTGCCCTGTTTCTGACAAGTTCTTGGGCTGCCTCGCCGGTAAGCAATCCGTAGTTCTCATCAGTCTTTGAATTGCTTGGTTCTCTATCTGTAACAAAAGAACTCTGATTATATGGGTTATCATTAGTACTCGAAGAGAACCATGCCGGCACTTCCGGTACCGGGGCATCGGTGCTTTTGCCCttcgatttcttctcaGCCGGGGCACTAGGCTCTTCACTCggcttttcattttcgaaGGCCTTACCCTTTacattcaaagaaaaggagaaCTGGGGTATTTTGTTCACAATATTCTCAAGGTCCTTGCGGGATTCCTGGTTATCCAAGACTGGGATTGCGGTACTTTTCGTTGAGTGTGTTAGTGGTGGTTCCgcaccagcagcaccagcaccagcagcaccagcagcaccagcaccgCCAGTACCGCCTGATATAGGTTCAAGATCCTTACTAGACTCTGTAGATGGCCTAACATTTGGAGGTATACTAGTTGGTTTGAAATTAACATCTTCGAACTCTCCATCAGATTCAgcttcagattcagattcagCTTCTGAGCTTTCTAAGTTCACTTGAATTGGCGGCTGTTCTTTCAAACGCGATTGAGATTCCTGGTACTGTGCCATAGCTCTTGTTTCCTTGAGCAACTGTACGTAATCATCCTCTTCCTCACTATTCTTTTCACCATCCTCATCTAGCAAGTGAGAAGTCGTTGGCGCAAGGTCCGGCCTCTTGTCCAAGAATGATTGACTCCCACCTTGCATCTTTGTAGATGACAAGCGGGGTAGGAGCGATGCGTTGATGGAGTAGTCGagttccttttttttaggttttggtttggtaTCCACTTCTTCCCAATCCAGGTTTTCCGcttcatcgtcgtcgtcatcgtcttctAATTTAATAGCTTTAGCCGATTCCGAACCATCATTCTGCGCCAAACTCAATGCCCACCCGTTTTCTGTACGTATTAGCGCATATTGTCGGTCTCGCTGTCCAGCGACTCGATTGACAACTTCCTCGTTCAACTTGGAAGCACCACCGTCGTGCATTCCGGTCACATTCATCAACTTTTGCGTGAAGAAGTTCCTTCTCTTCACCATTTCAATCtgaaactttgaaaactCCATGCTATCTGGGAACACCTGCTCTAGCTGTTCCTTGGTATACCCTAACCTAAGCCGGGATTTCAACCTCAAAGCCGACAAGATCAAATATTGCGTCGACTTGGGCAACTCATCGAACTCCTTTGAGGCCGGATTCACCGTATCCAAGTCAATTCCATCCAAATCATCAATCTGGTCCATCACGGTCTTGTAATCCTCACTATCTGTGATTCTCATGTCGCCCTTCTCATACGAAAACCCTTTAATATCCGGTAAATGGTATTCGTCATGCGGGTAGAAAGGTTGGTTTTTGGAGGAAACTTCATCCGACTTATtctcattcttttttttgggcGAGGCTTCCTTCTCGACTTGCGATTGGTGAATTTGCTTGGCTAGCAATCGCCTAGCTGTCGCATTCGCACTGTCTCTTTTCCCTTGccttctctcttttctttccctaATGGTATTTAGCTTCAACACGGGCACACCACCATCGAAAACAAACACAGGTTTGATCCCGTAGTATAGCAATTTGCATATTCTTCTGAAAAACCCAATAATGTGAGCGTTTCGGAGTGCATCACCTTCTTTATTTCTCATTGCTGTTAGGAACTGGTAAATCCAGATGGAGGCATCGACTGCCATCCGACGTTCGTTGAGGGACTCTAGCCTCACAGGCTTGGCTGTGGGCGAGACTATATCCCATAGAGAATGAACACCCATGGTAAGTGAGGGGGATCGGATACTGGAGGCTTTCTTGGGGGTGGATATATTCTTGCGATGAGCTAGTTTTGAGTGTAATAAAGAGGCATATAGAGATTCTATATTACACATCGCTTTAAAggtaacaaaaaaaatcatgctggtcacgtgacccaaaggtaaaaaaaaaaaagaactaCATTACCATCAACCCATTGGGCCAGACCTTACACTTGTTTTCAGACATATTGGGCTCTTTCCCCCAGTATTTGCCTGACCTCTTGCTATCACTAATTAACGCAATCCAATGGAAACACCTCCCCACACAACAAGAATGCCAAATAATATCTGGCGCGCGTCAGCGTCAGtaaataattaattaatttccgcaaaatctttttttccaaaaaaattctgaaaaaaacaaaattgaaaaaaaaatcactCTGAAAAGGTGCTGACGCTGGACCACCAGATACTTTTACACAGCAGGATCGTCCTGGCGCAGGCGTTCAATCGAGCCCAAACTTCGTCTACTACATCTACACACCAGCAGCTACACAATGGTACCGGCCACGGCTTGTCAAAAAATCTTGTTTCTGGTGTTTTCTTGTCCCTCAGGTGGGGGTCCGATTTAAAGGACAACTTTTTCACATTTTTGCAAGGCTCTTGCGAGACTATTTAGAAGCCACCACCCACCACCATCCACCAGGTCACCACTTGTCAAATTGTTTTCCGAAAGCGAAATGAGGAGGAGATAGGTAAATAGTTGAATAGGTGAGTGCGTTGTTTAAGAAACGCAAGAATAAACCGGGCATAGCTTGCAAGTATGAAACGCCATTATTACAGAAATATATAATGCCCACAGGGCCCCGAGTATTAAACGTCAGGTCTCCCGTACCACCACCATATGCCCAAGTAATATTATATCGATGAACAAGAGGAATGGAggtatgtatgtatggCCGGGAAGTGTGTGCCTGAGGTATACCGGCGTGACCTGACGCACCGGCATCCCCCCTCCAATCTGAAAACATATAAATACAGGGCACTTTTCCCAATCCATTTTGGAACCCTCCAGGGCCCTGGCAccactttcttttttcccgTTTTCCATCATCCTCTCTTGAGTGCCgcacaattttttttttttttttttattattttacttccattttattttattttatttttttttttcttgtagtTACTTTTTCCGGAAAGCACTGTTCGTTTAGGGTCCACCAGCACAGAAACTGCCGCAGAGAAGTGCGTTTTCGGCGAGAATTATTCCATTTCGACGCACTGTGCTCGAGCATTGATCGTCAGAAAGAACAGGAAACTATAGAACTAGAACTAGGTAACACAAGAGAAGACCACGATTTTTGGAATGACAAAGGTTATGGAAGTTACGTCCCAGAATGGGTCGTTAGGGGAGGATATCATCGAGGAAAATGTCAATGGCTGCAAGGAGTCGTTGGGGTCAGGAAGTGTAGTGGATGAGGTATGTAGCGGggtggaagaagaaagacCAAGCTTGACACATCCTATGGAGTCACGTGTTGTAAGGAAAATGGACATGTACTTGATTCCATTGCTATGCTTGTTGTACTTCTTGTCTAATTTGGACAAGTCTAACATTGGTAATGCGGAGGTGGCTGGTCTATCGAAGTCATTGGGTCTTGTGGGGAACCAGTATGGTAATTGTGTGACAGTTTTCTTTGCGAcgtatattttctttgatccGATTGGAGCGAACTTGTTGAAGGTTATTGGGCCCAAGTACATGATGAGCGGGTGTCTATTGTGTTTTGGGGCTATTTCTTTGGGTACTGCGTGGGTGAAGGATTACGGgcatttgttgttggtgagAATTTTGCTTGGAGCGTTCGAGGCGACGATTTACCCATCGATCAACATGTATTTGTCGATGTGCTACCGTCGTGAGCAGTATGCGATTCGGTTTGCGTGGGTGTTTTTCGCGGCGTGTATCTCATCGTCTTTTGGTGGGCTAATTTCGTATGCTTGTTCGAAGATCAATGGGTCATTGGCGGCGTGGCAGTACATTTACATTGTGGAAGGTTCCATTTCCATTGGGGTGGTTCCATTGTACGTGTTTGGGCTAGCGAACAATCTCGAGGATTCGTGGTTCTGGACGCCAGAAGAGCGCAAGTATATCGTGGAACGGTATCAGACCATGTCCACTTTTAACCCAGAGGATAAGTTCAACTGGGAACAGGTGTGGCTTGCGGTTAAGGACATAAAAACGTGGGTGTCTGCAGTGGCATTGTTCGGTATCGATATGTCTTCATTCGGATTGACGGTGTTCATGCCAATTATCATTACTTCAATGGGGTTCACCCATGTTAATGCCCAGTTGATGACTGTGCCAATTTATTTCTTGACAGCAGTCACGTTCTTCATTTGCGCTTATATATCGGACAAGATCAGAATCAGGTCTCCTTTCATCTTCGGTTCGTGTATCAGTTGTGCAGTTGGACTTGCCATTGTGCTTGGAAGCGAGAAACACGGTGTCAGATTATTTGGTGTGTTTGTCACAGCTTTAGGCATCTACGTGAACGCTTCCATGAATTGTTTGTGGTTGAGTGGGAATAACGGTAACTATTTCAAGAGAGCCACGGCATTGGGTATCAACTTGTTTGTTGGATCCTCATCGGGTCTTGTATCGGGTCAAATCTTCGTCGCTAAGGACAAACCAAAATATACCAAGGGTTTGTCAACTTGTCTTGGATTGCAAATAATGGCGGCTGGGCTAACTGTAGTACAGTTCTTAATGTATCGTCGTctaaacaagaagaaggaagcgTTAATCAAACATTGCGAAGAACATGACGAGCCAATACCTTATGACGAGCGTTTGTCTGATATGAACCCTCAATTCAAGTATATGTACTGATTGATTATTTCATGTAGCTAGCTAGCCTTATTAATaatgaaaacgaaaacgGAACAAATATGATTATGTATACCCTTATCCCTGTGTGGTTGGTATGAAGTGCTTTCTAAATTATGctttattattttttgtaatATAAATTTATAAACATCAACGCTTGAAATGATTAAAGTTAGTGCTtgcttgtttgtttgtttgttttagTAATACATGTACTCTCTTCTACTATCGTAGCATTCATAAATATTGAATGTCGTATCATGAGAGTTGTTAGCTGCTAGCATCATGCGATGTGGATGGAACGTAAGCGCAGAAATGAATGGCGAGGAACGCGTACCAGATGCCATACCACTAATTGTGTTCGAATGACCATAACCATGGTTCTTGAATGTTCGTA
The Kluyveromyces marxianus DMKU3-1042 DNA, complete genome, chromosome 1 DNA segment above includes these coding regions:
- the TNA1 gene encoding Tna1p codes for the protein MTKVMEVTSQNGSLGEDIIEENVNGCKESLGSGSVVDEVCSGVEEERPSLTHPMESRVVRKMDMYLIPLLCLLYFLSNLDKSNIGNAEVAGLSKSLGLVGNQYGNCVTVFFATYIFFDPIGANLLKVIGPKYMMSGCLLCFGAISLGTAWVKDYGHLLLVRILLGAFEATIYPSINMYLSMCYRREQYAIRFAWVFFAACISSSFGGLISYACSKINGSLAAWQYIYIVEGSISIGVVPLYVFGLANNLEDSWFWTPEERKYIVERYQTMSTFNPEDKFNWEQVWLAVKDIKTWVSAVALFGIDMSSFGLTVFMPIIITSMGFTHVNAQLMTVPIYFLTAVTFFICAYISDKIRIRSPFIFGSCISCAVGLAIVLGSEKHGVRLFGVFVTALGIYVNASMNCLWLSGNNGNYFKRATALGINLFVGSSSGLVSGQIFVAKDKPKYTKGLSTCLGLQIMAAGLTVVQFLMYRRLNKKKEALIKHCEEHDEPIPYDERLSDMNPQFKYMY